One genomic window of Sporocytophaga myxococcoides DSM 11118 includes the following:
- a CDS encoding NPCBM/NEW2 domain-containing protein, translated as MKNRSVLLLNILLLLPGLLSAQVGPGLGNLSYTSDELYKSIWKYTEINHMGSTMATMHNGYMITTFHPDSGKPPGGILVWDVSNPRKPVLVSRTYDSRTVNFREQHAMPQHDKYMLFQDGYGFQIWDFSDPKNPKQIKRHIMDGYAHDDYGSCWQLFWQAPYIFIANGSKGFDVVDATDINNPVLVKHINTPRQVGPIFAIGNLLYTSAHDFGRGFTIYDISNPRDPKLLNSYSNTENMYASMVNGNRLVISARGNSNNAIFGTYDISDPVNIKKITTLNIGNSGEQLYNSAQDQFIFQGCQSEVVKIDASNPAQLKIVGRGSLGINGDSDHGQVTPFGNLIFVGNDHGSSSGFWVHQREPDTKAPEVNMIVPKSNDVNRALTSRIGVTFTDNIILESVNKNTFIVRPLGGAALSGKYSHQFSMVNFSPDQPLLPNTTYEVVIPAGGIKDYAGNSVSKTFTSYFSTGSTGNFPPGSAGLPWIFEDEKKITLNWNRTPNASNYIVKRSTSPSGPFQTIGTTSQLFYSDTKVENDKAYYYTVTGTNNFGEGVASSVIKGMPSFYITNLNWTSSSNGWGPAEKDQSNGEDGVNDGNAIALNGIEYSRGLGVHAQSTITYKLDGKYERFLSDIGLDDEVGNSGSVIFTVLLDGKQIYTSGLMNGSSATKNIDVSVVGGNLLTLQVAPDGDNGMDHASWGGARLRPNQTPFNQSAHMIPGRIEAEEYDFGGEGIAYHEANANGNEGGASLRIDEVDIETAGGTEGEYNISYILQGEWLEYTVNVVSTGVYNLDLRIAADGDGKVFHIEFDGKDVTGPIAIPNTGGWQSWETITLNGISLNEGKHVMRLAFDASYMNLNYLQFNGVITGVTENNNSDIVIYPNPFMDNGTMVLTEGGFFYRIADIRGFELESGNGSQSHAIGKELKPGIYILTVENRNGVVIRKIVKE; from the coding sequence ATGAAAAATAGGAGTGTTTTGTTGCTGAATATCCTGTTACTATTGCCCGGATTGCTTTCAGCACAGGTAGGGCCTGGACTGGGAAATCTCAGCTATACATCAGATGAACTATACAAAAGCATTTGGAAGTATACAGAGATAAATCATATGGGGTCAACAATGGCCACAATGCACAATGGATATATGATCACCACATTTCATCCGGATAGTGGGAAACCACCCGGAGGAATTCTTGTCTGGGATGTATCGAATCCAAGAAAACCGGTTCTGGTTTCTCGTACTTATGATTCCCGTACAGTTAATTTTCGTGAGCAACATGCTATGCCCCAGCACGACAAATACATGCTTTTTCAGGATGGGTACGGTTTTCAAATTTGGGATTTTAGTGATCCTAAAAATCCTAAGCAAATCAAAAGACATATCATGGACGGCTATGCTCATGATGATTATGGCTCTTGCTGGCAATTATTCTGGCAAGCTCCATATATTTTCATTGCTAATGGCAGCAAAGGTTTTGATGTAGTTGATGCTACGGATATAAATAATCCTGTATTGGTAAAGCATATTAATACTCCAAGACAGGTAGGGCCTATATTTGCCATTGGAAATCTTCTTTACACATCAGCGCATGATTTTGGACGAGGGTTTACCATTTATGATATAAGTAATCCGCGGGATCCGAAATTGTTGAACAGCTATAGCAATACTGAAAATATGTATGCTTCAATGGTAAATGGGAACAGACTTGTAATTTCTGCTCGAGGAAATTCAAACAATGCCATATTCGGAACTTATGATATAAGTGATCCGGTGAATATTAAGAAAATAACTACTTTAAATATCGGCAACAGCGGAGAACAATTGTATAATTCTGCTCAGGATCAATTTATCTTTCAGGGCTGCCAGTCAGAAGTTGTAAAAATAGATGCATCAAATCCAGCACAATTAAAAATTGTGGGAAGAGGATCTTTAGGTATCAATGGGGATTCAGATCATGGTCAGGTAACACCTTTTGGTAACCTTATTTTTGTTGGTAATGATCACGGCTCCAGCAGCGGATTCTGGGTTCACCAAAGGGAACCGGATACAAAAGCTCCTGAAGTTAATATGATAGTTCCAAAATCCAATGATGTAAACCGGGCACTGACATCACGAATCGGTGTAACCTTTACTGATAATATCATTCTGGAATCAGTAAACAAAAATACTTTTATCGTAAGGCCCTTGGGTGGTGCAGCACTATCAGGAAAATATAGTCATCAGTTTTCTATGGTAAATTTTTCACCTGATCAACCTCTTTTGCCGAATACAACCTATGAGGTTGTGATTCCTGCTGGGGGTATTAAAGACTATGCAGGAAATTCTGTAAGCAAAACATTTACTTCTTACTTCTCTACAGGTTCTACAGGTAATTTTCCTCCCGGAAGTGCAGGATTACCATGGATTTTTGAAGATGAAAAGAAAATTACTCTGAATTGGAATCGCACTCCTAATGCGTCTAACTATATAGTAAAAAGAAGTACGTCACCTTCAGGTCCTTTTCAAACGATTGGTACAACGAGTCAACTTTTCTATTCAGATACTAAGGTTGAAAATGATAAAGCATACTACTATACTGTTACAGGTACAAATAACTTCGGGGAGGGTGTAGCATCTTCTGTAATCAAGGGAATGCCATCTTTCTATATAACCAATCTGAATTGGACTTCCTCGTCGAACGGCTGGGGGCCTGCTGAAAAGGATCAAAGCAACGGAGAAGACGGTGTTAATGATGGTAATGCGATTGCCTTGAATGGTATTGAATATTCAAGGGGCCTGGGAGTGCATGCCCAAAGTACTATCACTTACAAACTAGATGGAAAGTATGAGCGGTTCTTATCTGATATAGGCTTGGATGATGAAGTAGGGAACTCTGGATCGGTAATATTTACAGTGCTACTTGACGGAAAACAAATATACACCAGTGGATTAATGAATGGTTCTTCCGCTACTAAAAATATTGATGTAAGTGTCGTTGGTGGAAATCTTCTTACGCTACAGGTTGCCCCAGATGGGGATAATGGTATGGATCACGCTTCCTGGGGTGGGGCAAGACTTAGGCCGAATCAAACCCCTTTTAATCAATCAGCACATATGATACCTGGTCGCATTGAAGCAGAAGAGTATGATTTTGGCGGCGAAGGAATTGCTTATCATGAAGCGAATGCTAATGGAAATGAAGGGGGAGCAAGCTTAAGAATTGACGAGGTTGATATTGAAACTGCAGGAGGCACAGAAGGAGAGTATAACATAAGCTATATCCTTCAGGGTGAATGGCTGGAATATACTGTGAATGTGGTATCGACAGGTGTGTATAATCTGGACCTTAGAATCGCTGCAGACGGAGATGGCAAGGTGTTTCACATTGAATTTGATGGAAAGGATGTTACAGGTCCGATAGCCATACCTAATACAGGAGGCTGGCAGAGCTGGGAAACGATTACATTAAATGGTATTAGTCTCAATGAGGGAAAACATGTCATGAGGCTTGCCTTTGATGCCAGCTATATGAATCTTAATTATCTGCAGTTTAATGGTGTAATTACGGGGGTGACTGAGAATAATAACAGCGATATAGTCATTTATCCAAATCCTTTTATGGACAATGGTACGATGGTCTTGACAGAAGGAGGCTTCTTTTATCGCATTGCAGATATAAGGGGTTTTGAACTGGAAAGCGGTAATGGAAGCCAAAGCCATGCTATTGGAAAAGAACTTAAGCCAGGAATTTATATTCTCACTGTGGAAAACAGAAATGGAGTAGTCATCAGAAAGATTGTAAAGGAATAA
- a CDS encoding T9SS type A sorting domain-containing protein, translating to MRYIISVILFIIISRIGVVPETEQYSLIQNKPIEVGTSVTFTISAPEGSDPFVAWDFGDGNGLGRYKRGLTTTFKFMEPGVYQVFARIQGTDIPLYVTQTVYKVLPKDAPSHSSTICIDTTRDIVWAVNADNHSVSCIDASDYQLINEVPSGKNPRTLALDRLGNVWVANEDDATISVISASGQKLQTIELPYASRPYGICFDPMKNYCYVTLQSSGQLVKLDAIERNIIQITEVGRSPRGIAVTSDGKRVFLTQFISPEANGVVREIDAESMTLKSVIDLAFDKAVDFEDRGRGVPNFISSLTITPDGSEIWIPSKKDNTARGLFRDGQPLTFDNSVRTIVSKINLSDGNEDIDSRIDINDADMACAVEFSPYGNIAFIALQGNNKIAMIDAATNSRLGLLDTTGLAPQGLVFNKDGSRLFVHNFMSRSITIFNTENIILSNNFNPVKVATVPIVIKDSLNAQVLKGKQIFYNAQDERMTFAGYISCASCHLDGGSDERVWDFTDRGEGLRNTHSLLGRRGMGMGNVHWTSNFDEIQDFENDIRNAFRGKGFLPDSVFNSGTIRDPLGDHKAGLSYELDALAAYVHSLDKVNPSPYRNTDGSLTADGMEGKLIFAELGCQACHSGPDFTDRKSGVLHDVGTIQTSSGLRRSEKLTGFGTPTLKGIWETAPYLHDGSASTLRDVLIKRNVDKKHGNLSSLSEEQINQLLAYLLQIDENESGTVVASLQVKRMPSNTLHVMPNPASDIIRVRIGENVSPNGTVTICNSVYGQTLSTTKLNGSNEANIDVSMFTPGVYILIYTDGKEKRSTKLVLK from the coding sequence ATGCGATATATAATCTCTGTTATACTATTTATAATCATTAGCCGGATAGGTGTTGTACCTGAAACTGAGCAATATTCTCTTATCCAAAACAAACCAATTGAAGTTGGTACTAGTGTTACATTCACTATTTCTGCTCCTGAAGGATCAGACCCTTTTGTTGCATGGGATTTTGGAGACGGAAATGGTTTAGGCAGATATAAACGGGGGCTCACAACAACCTTTAAGTTTATGGAGCCAGGAGTGTATCAGGTGTTTGCTCGTATACAAGGGACAGACATTCCTCTTTATGTTACACAAACGGTGTACAAGGTCTTACCCAAAGATGCTCCCTCTCATTCATCCACTATCTGCATTGATACGACGCGTGATATAGTATGGGCTGTCAATGCCGACAACCATTCAGTGTCATGCATCGATGCTTCCGATTACCAACTGATTAATGAAGTTCCATCAGGCAAAAATCCAAGAACTCTTGCTTTGGATCGTCTTGGCAACGTTTGGGTAGCCAATGAAGATGACGCTACAATTTCTGTAATTTCAGCTTCCGGACAAAAGCTTCAAACAATTGAACTTCCATATGCTTCACGCCCATATGGAATTTGTTTTGACCCTATGAAGAACTATTGCTATGTAACATTACAGAGTTCAGGGCAACTTGTAAAACTTGATGCAATAGAACGTAATATTATTCAAATTACCGAGGTAGGAAGAAGCCCGAGAGGAATTGCTGTGACTTCTGATGGAAAGCGTGTTTTTCTTACACAGTTTATTTCACCGGAGGCAAATGGAGTGGTAAGAGAAATTGATGCTGAATCTATGACTCTTAAATCTGTTATAGATCTTGCTTTTGATAAGGCTGTGGATTTTGAAGACAGAGGTAGGGGGGTGCCAAATTTTATTTCTTCACTTACTATTACTCCGGACGGTTCTGAGATCTGGATTCCTTCGAAAAAGGATAATACCGCAAGAGGGCTATTCAGGGATGGCCAACCACTCACGTTTGACAATTCCGTCCGTACTATTGTTTCAAAGATTAATCTGTCTGATGGGAATGAAGATATTGATTCACGGATTGACATCAATGATGCGGACATGGCCTGTGCCGTGGAATTCAGCCCATATGGCAATATCGCATTTATAGCATTGCAGGGGAATAATAAAATCGCTATGATTGATGCAGCCACCAATTCGCGACTGGGTTTACTTGATACTACCGGGCTTGCACCTCAGGGATTAGTTTTTAACAAGGACGGTTCTAGGCTTTTTGTTCATAATTTTATGTCACGCAGTATAACGATTTTTAATACCGAAAACATTATACTTTCCAATAACTTTAATCCTGTCAAAGTTGCTACTGTTCCTATTGTAATTAAGGATTCTTTAAATGCTCAGGTGTTAAAGGGCAAGCAAATTTTTTATAATGCACAGGATGAACGTATGACATTCGCCGGTTACATCAGTTGTGCCAGCTGCCATCTGGATGGAGGAAGTGATGAAAGGGTATGGGATTTTACGGACCGTGGAGAAGGTTTGCGCAATACTCACAGTTTGTTAGGAAGAAGAGGGATGGGGATGGGTAATGTTCACTGGACTTCTAATTTTGATGAAATCCAGGATTTTGAAAATGATATACGAAATGCTTTTAGAGGAAAGGGATTTCTCCCTGACTCAGTATTTAATTCAGGCACTATAAGAGATCCACTTGGAGATCACAAAGCTGGGTTGAGTTATGAACTTGATGCGCTTGCAGCTTATGTACATTCTCTTGACAAAGTAAATCCAAGCCCATATAGAAATACTGACGGAAGTCTTACTGCTGATGGTATGGAAGGTAAATTAATTTTTGCAGAATTAGGTTGCCAGGCCTGCCATTCGGGCCCGGATTTCACTGATCGTAAATCAGGAGTACTTCATGACGTGGGCACTATTCAGACATCTTCAGGATTACGCAGATCAGAAAAACTCACGGGGTTCGGAACTCCAACTCTAAAAGGAATTTGGGAAACTGCTCCTTATTTACACGATGGCTCTGCGTCAACATTAAGAGATGTTCTTATCAAGAGGAATGTTGATAAGAAACATGGAAATCTTAGCTCACTGTCAGAAGAGCAAATCAATCAACTACTGGCATATTTGCTTCAGATAGATGAAAATGAGTCTGGAACTGTTGTTGCCAGCTTACAGGTAAAGAGAATGCCATCCAATACCTTACATGTTATGCCGAATCCTGCCTCAGATATTATAAGGGTGAGAATAGGTGAAAATGTAAGTCCCAACGGAACAGTAACTATTTGTAATTCTGTCTATGGGCAAACCTTAAGTACCACAAAGCTGAATGGTTCTAATGAAGCAAACATCGATGTAAGTATGTTCACTCCGGGTGTGTATATTCTAATCTATACAGATGGAAAAGAAAAGAGAAGTACTAAACTAGTGCTCAAATAG
- a CDS encoding carbohydrate-binding protein — MRPSFIVERRWGRSSGGSKLNLLLSIFYLLLLPLISSAQLTTLNVGGTNRSLFVYAPSGLQQNRPLVISMHGLNQDINYQKGQAKWELVADTAKFVVVYPAGINNSWDINGTRDTDFILAIIESMVTRYGIDRNRVYVSGFSMGGMMTYHTANKIADKVAAIGPVSGYLFSNVVASSRSMPIIHVHGTADDVVYYQPNGNQQGVVAMLQKWRNWNQCPSSGTRTTPYPVNKPNSKSVMEYWGPCNNSAVSLISLDGKGHWHSNDNAGVHTTIELWNFLKKFSLNAGPSITLTAPASNATFVAPATINLIAAATSPNGTLSNVRFYNGTTLLNTDNTAPYTFSWTNVAAGTYTIRAVLTDSQGKTAEASTTVKVNKPQGPYDGAFHSIPGTIQLEHYDVGGNGFAYMDSSPASETGVSFRNDEDVDLENCTDVGAGYNVGWTAAGEWLEYTVDVKTAGTYDLAIRAACNGEGRTVSVTMDGVNIANNVAIPNTTGWQNWQTVTVKGINLTAGQKIMRVTIGATDFVNLNYFTFTLTNELKQEPFKGKAHLIPGRIEAEEYDHGGEGLAYHESNTNGNEGKASLRNDEVDIETTQDSDGGYNIGYILKGEWLEYTVDIGSAGSYVLQLRVAADGDGKQMHIEIDGSDVTGPINIPNTGGWQSWETIAINDISLKEGEHVMRLVFDSDYLNLNYVEFKDVITGNFSRQLKGEDIKVFPNPFYNEGLQISLRGDFTYTLSHVNGLKIESGEGKDSLTIASDLKPGIYLLSVQNTNGVIVSKIIKQ; from the coding sequence ATGAGACCTTCATTTATTGTTGAAAGAAGATGGGGCAGAAGTTCAGGAGGTAGCAAATTAAATCTTTTGCTTTCAATATTCTACCTGTTATTGTTGCCTTTGATTTCAAGTGCGCAGCTGACTACACTTAATGTTGGAGGTACCAACAGAAGTTTGTTTGTTTATGCTCCTTCAGGTCTTCAGCAAAACAGACCTTTGGTGATTTCAATGCATGGGCTTAATCAGGATATTAATTATCAAAAAGGCCAGGCTAAATGGGAATTGGTGGCAGATACGGCAAAATTTGTGGTAGTTTATCCTGCAGGAATTAATAACTCCTGGGATATAAACGGAACCAGAGATACGGATTTTATTTTAGCCATAATTGAATCTATGGTTACCCGTTACGGTATCGATAGGAACAGGGTGTATGTATCGGGTTTTTCTATGGGAGGTATGATGACTTACCATACCGCCAACAAGATTGCAGATAAAGTTGCTGCAATAGGACCGGTATCAGGTTATTTGTTTTCAAATGTAGTTGCCAGTTCAAGATCCATGCCCATCATTCACGTTCACGGAACTGCAGATGACGTAGTTTATTACCAACCTAATGGCAATCAACAAGGAGTAGTGGCCATGCTTCAAAAGTGGAGAAACTGGAATCAGTGCCCCTCTTCCGGCACTAGAACAACTCCATATCCCGTCAATAAACCTAACTCTAAATCGGTAATGGAATATTGGGGACCATGCAATAATAGTGCGGTCTCATTAATCTCTCTTGATGGCAAGGGACACTGGCATTCTAATGACAATGCAGGTGTTCATACAACGATTGAACTTTGGAATTTTTTGAAAAAATTCTCTTTAAATGCAGGGCCTTCTATTACCCTGACAGCTCCCGCTAGCAATGCTACATTTGTGGCTCCAGCTACTATTAATCTAATTGCAGCTGCTACTAGTCCGAACGGCACTTTAAGCAATGTACGTTTTTATAATGGAACTACCTTGCTTAATACAGATAATACTGCTCCATATACTTTTAGTTGGACAAATGTTGCTGCTGGTACCTATACGATTCGTGCTGTGCTTACAGATAGTCAGGGGAAAACCGCAGAAGCGTCAACAACAGTTAAGGTAAACAAGCCCCAGGGCCCTTATGATGGCGCTTTTCATTCTATCCCTGGTACCATTCAATTAGAACATTATGATGTAGGAGGTAATGGTTTTGCTTACATGGATAGCAGTCCTGCCAGTGAAACTGGTGTATCCTTCAGAAATGATGAAGATGTAGATCTGGAAAATTGTACAGATGTGGGAGCTGGATATAACGTTGGCTGGACAGCAGCTGGAGAATGGCTTGAGTATACTGTTGATGTGAAAACAGCAGGAACCTATGATCTGGCAATTCGTGCAGCCTGCAATGGTGAAGGTCGTACTGTTTCGGTGACTATGGATGGAGTTAATATTGCAAACAATGTAGCTATTCCAAACACAACAGGTTGGCAAAACTGGCAAACAGTTACAGTAAAAGGTATTAACCTTACTGCGGGACAAAAGATCATGCGTGTCACTATTGGGGCTACAGATTTTGTAAATCTTAACTATTTTACATTTACTCTGACAAATGAACTGAAACAGGAGCCATTTAAAGGCAAGGCACACCTGATACCGGGGAGAATCGAAGCAGAGGAATATGATCATGGAGGAGAAGGTCTTGCTTACCATGAAAGTAATACTAATGGTAATGAGGGAAAAGCATCATTGAGGAATGATGAGGTGGACATAGAAACTACTCAGGATTCAGATGGAGGATATAATATAGGTTATATCCTGAAAGGCGAATGGCTTGAATATACTGTAGATATTGGTTCTGCCGGGTCATATGTCCTTCAGTTGCGTGTAGCTGCGGATGGAGATGGAAAACAAATGCATATTGAAATCGATGGTTCTGATGTAACTGGTCCGATCAATATTCCCAATACGGGAGGATGGCAATCCTGGGAAACCATTGCCATCAATGATATCAGTCTGAAAGAGGGAGAGCATGTGATGAGGCTGGTTTTTGATTCTGATTATCTTAATCTGAACTATGTTGAATTTAAGGATGTAATTACTGGTAATTTTTCAAGACAGCTTAAAGGTGAAGATATAAAAGTCTTTCCAAACCCATTTTATAATGAGGGCTTGCAGATAAGTTTAAGAGGAGATTTTACTTATACACTTTCACATGTCAATGGCTTGAAGATAGAATCGGGTGAGGGTAAGGATTCACTTACTATTGCTTCCGATCTTAAGCCGGGGATATATCTATTGTCCGTACAGAATACTAATGGTGTTATTGTCAGTAAAATTATAAAGCAATGA
- a CDS encoding family 43 glycosylhydrolase encodes MKTLIYFVEKNIPSLLSCILCLLILTSLAHGQTTFVSGDNPIFRNSFTADPAPLVHNGRLYIYVGKDEAKDGELFTMTAWLCYSTKDMKNWTYHGPVMTPGNFTWGDKDAWAAQVVERNGKFYLYVTVTGKNPYGGRNIGVAVSDSPAGPFVDARGTPLIRDNMTNNGKVWDDIDPTVLIDDDGQAYLCWGNPICYLVKLKPNMTEIDGEIKMITPPNYAEGPWLHKRNGIYYLTYPAFVAPVGSEQICYATATNINGPWTYRGILTGTAKNSYTIHPGIVEFKGQSYLFYHNATLTLNGQGPATGRRSVCVEYLCYNADGTIKPITQTTSGITINSPCPPSGPPIVNFTSPLTNSSFAAPASITLTAEAIAYGGTISNVRFYNGTTLLNTDNTLPYSFNWGNVAAGAYNIKAVATDNQNRSSETTITIKVNPPQGPYNGIIHSIPGTIQLENFDVGGNGFAYMDGTPGSQVTPIVNFRTDEDVDIESCTDVGGGYNIGWATAGEWLEYSVDVIKSGTYDLAIRVACNGDGRTISVKMDGISLADNVIIPNTTGWQSWQTVLVKGVHLTPGQKIMRITTGATDFVNLNYVTFSLTKELKQEPYKGTAHLIPGRIEAEEYDLGGEGIAYHEANKNGNQGGANLRNDEVDIEVTQDSEGEYNIGYVLNGEWLEYTVDILSTGVYVLQLKVAADGDGKKMHVEVDGVDATGMINIPNTKGWQTWETIHINDVNLKEGQHVVRVVFDSDYINLNYIQFNDLVTGIESTELLRNSVYPNPFFSEGFQIRSPGKFNYKIRNVNGVEIETGSGKDELTIGSALRSGVYLLSIENNSSVITRKIIKQ; translated from the coding sequence ATGAAAACCTTAATCTATTTTGTTGAAAAAAATATTCCTTCTTTGTTATCATGTATTCTATGCCTTCTTATATTAACAAGCCTGGCTCATGGACAGACGACATTTGTTTCAGGAGATAATCCGATTTTCCGTAATTCTTTTACTGCTGATCCTGCACCTCTTGTTCATAATGGCAGATTATACATATATGTAGGAAAAGATGAAGCCAAAGATGGTGAATTGTTCACTATGACTGCCTGGCTTTGCTATTCTACTAAGGATATGAAAAACTGGACTTACCACGGTCCTGTGATGACACCTGGTAATTTTACCTGGGGTGATAAAGATGCCTGGGCTGCACAGGTAGTTGAGAGAAATGGTAAATTTTATTTGTATGTAACAGTAACAGGTAAAAATCCTTATGGTGGCAGAAATATTGGAGTTGCTGTTTCTGATAGTCCTGCCGGTCCTTTTGTTGATGCACGTGGAACGCCATTGATTCGTGATAACATGACCAACAATGGAAAAGTCTGGGATGATATTGATCCTACAGTATTAATTGACGATGATGGACAGGCATACCTATGTTGGGGGAATCCGATCTGTTACCTGGTTAAACTCAAGCCTAATATGACTGAGATTGACGGTGAAATAAAAATGATAACACCACCAAATTATGCTGAAGGTCCATGGCTACATAAACGAAACGGTATTTATTATCTTACCTATCCTGCTTTTGTTGCTCCGGTAGGTTCTGAACAAATTTGCTATGCAACAGCTACTAATATAAACGGGCCCTGGACATACCGTGGTATTTTGACAGGAACTGCAAAAAACAGCTACACCATTCATCCGGGTATTGTAGAATTTAAAGGACAGTCCTATTTGTTTTACCATAATGCTACATTGACCCTCAATGGTCAAGGGCCAGCGACAGGAAGGCGCAGTGTTTGTGTAGAATACCTTTGTTACAATGCTGATGGTACAATAAAGCCTATAACTCAAACAACCTCTGGTATTACAATAAATTCTCCATGTCCACCTTCTGGTCCGCCTATTGTTAATTTCACCAGTCCATTGACTAATAGTTCGTTTGCTGCACCAGCTTCCATTACATTAACAGCGGAAGCTATAGCATATGGGGGAACTATATCTAATGTACGTTTCTACAACGGAACAACCTTGCTTAATACTGACAATACTTTACCTTATAGCTTTAACTGGGGAAATGTGGCAGCCGGTGCATACAATATAAAAGCGGTAGCAACAGACAATCAAAATCGTAGTTCGGAAACTACCATAACTATAAAAGTTAATCCGCCACAAGGGCCATATAATGGTATCATACATTCTATTCCCGGCACTATTCAATTGGAAAATTTTGATGTGGGTGGTAATGGATTTGCATATATGGATGGAACACCTGGAAGCCAGGTAACACCAATAGTTAATTTTCGAACAGATGAAGATGTAGATATAGAAAGTTGTACTGATGTCGGAGGTGGATATAACATTGGTTGGGCTACTGCTGGTGAGTGGCTTGAATATTCAGTAGACGTAATTAAGTCGGGAACCTATGATCTGGCCATTAGAGTAGCATGTAATGGAGATGGTCGTACTATTTCTGTAAAAATGGATGGTATAAGCTTAGCTGATAATGTAATCATTCCTAATACCACCGGCTGGCAAAGCTGGCAGACTGTATTAGTGAAAGGTGTTCATCTTACTCCAGGTCAGAAAATTATGAGAATCACCACAGGAGCTACAGATTTTGTGAACCTGAACTACGTCACTTTCTCCCTGACTAAAGAATTGAAGCAAGAACCTTATAAAGGTACAGCTCATCTTATTCCCGGTAGGATTGAAGCTGAAGAATATGATTTGGGGGGTGAGGGTATAGCTTATCATGAAGCCAATAAAAATGGTAATCAGGGAGGAGCTAATCTTCGAAACGATGAAGTTGATATTGAAGTAACTCAGGACTCAGAAGGCGAATATAATATTGGTTATGTCTTAAACGGCGAATGGCTGGAATATACTGTAGATATACTTTCTACCGGGGTGTATGTTCTTCAACTGAAGGTGGCTGCAGATGGAGATGGAAAGAAAATGCATGTAGAAGTAGATGGAGTGGATGCAACCGGTATGATTAACATTCCCAATACAAAAGGCTGGCAGACATGGGAAACCATACACATCAATGATGTTAATTTAAAAGAAGGCCAACATGTGGTGAGAGTGGTTTTTGATTCCGATTATATAAACCTGAATTATATCCAGTTCAATGATTTGGTTACAGGCATAGAAAGCACGGAGCTATTGAGAAATTCAGTTTATCCCAATCCTTTTTTCAGCGAGGGTTTTCAAATAAGGTCTCCTGGCAAATTCAATTATAAGATCAGAAATGTCAACGGAGTGGAGATTGAGACAGGTAGCGGAAAAGATGAACTTACCATTGGTTCTGCTCTTAGGTCAGGGGTTTATTTATTGTCCATTGAGAACAACAGTTCTGTAATTACAAGAAAGATTATAAAGCAGTAA